From the Tenacibaculum dicentrarchi genome, the window TTTATGCACTCTATGGAAGAAGGAGGATGGGATTTATCTAAAGTAGATAAACCAGGAATGAGAGACTCTAAAGCTACTTTCGTATTCGGACAAATGAACGAACCACCTGGAGCACGTGCACGTGTTGCTTTATCTGGTTTATCTATTGCAGAATATTTCCGTGATGGAGCAGGAGAAGCACAAGGAAAAGACGTTCTTTTCTTTGTTGATAATATCTTCCGTTTTACACAAGCAGGTTCTGAGGTATCAGCTTTATTAGGTCGTATGCCATCAGCAGTAGGATACCAACCAACATTAGCTACCGAAATGGGAGCAATGCAAGAGCGTATTACTTCTACTAAAAAAGGTTCTATTACATCTGTACAAGCAGTTTATGTACCTGCAGATGATTTAACAGATCCAGCACCAGCAACAACATTTGCTCACTTAGATGCTACTACGGTATTATCTCGTAAAATTGCAGAATTAGGTATTTATCCTGCTGTAGATCCTTTAGATTCTACTTCAAGAATTTTATCTGCTGAGGTTTTAGGAGCTGAACACTATAATACTGCAACAAGAGTAAAAGAAATTTTACAACGTTATAAAGAATTGCAAGATATTATTGCAATTTTAGGTATGGAGGAATTATCTGAAGAAGATAAATTAGTCGTTCATAGAGCGCGTAGAGTACAACGTTTCTTATCACAGCCTTTCCACGTAGCTGAACAGTTTACAGGATTAAAAGGATGTTTAGTTGATATTAAAGATACTATTAAAGGATTTAACATGATTATGGATGGTGAATTAGACCAATATCCAGAAGCAGCGTTTAACTTAAAAGGATCAATTCAAGAGGCTATTGATGCTGGTGAAAAAATGTTAACTGAAGCATAATTCAACGAATAATTAACAATAATTAATTAAATTATGTTTTTAGAAATTGTAACTCCAGAAGCTATTTTGTTTTCATCAAATGTAGACTCTGTTACTGTACCAGGTATTAATGGTGAATTTCAAATGTTAACTAATCACGCAGCTGTTGTGTCGATTTTAACAAAAGGAACTATAAAAATACAAGTACATACACAAGACGATTTAATTTTTGATGACTTACATGAAAGTATTGTAAGTTTACCAGAAGATAAAAAGGTTTTAACCTTAACTATTAAATCTGGAACTTTAGAAATGAAAGATAATAAGGCAATTATTCTAGCTGATTAATTACTTATAAAGTCATAAATTAAAAAAGCCAAACATTATGTTTGGCTTTTTTTTATTTTAAGTATCTTTGTTTCATATGAAAGTAGCTTTTTTATTTATCGGAGGTCCAGAGATTTTTGTAATCTTGTTAATTGTTGTAATGTTATTTGGTGCAGATAAAATTCCTGAAATAGCCAGAGGCTTAGGAAAAGGTATCCGCCAGGTAAAAGATGCTACAAACGATATTAAAAAAGAAATTAATAATAGTACCAACGAAAATGGTGTAAATACCGATTTTGTTGAAGATATCAATAAAGAAGTAACAAAAGTTAAAGAAAATATTGATGACTTAACAGGTCCTATAAAACGTAGGTTTTAAAAATTATTTTACCCTACTAATTGTTAAACCATCACGAATTGGCAGTAAAACCGTTTCTATACGAGGGTCTTCATTTAGTTTTTTATTGTATTCTAAAAGTATTTTTGTGTCGATGTCTTTTGGGTTTAATTCTTCGACAACCTTACCGCTCCAAAGTACATTATCAGATAAAATAACACCTCCAGTATTCATTTTATCAATAATTAAATCAAAATAATTTAAGTAGTTCGATTTATCAGCATCAATAAAAACTAAGTCAAATTTGGTGTTTATTGTAGGGATAATATTAATGGCATTTCCTATATATTGCTTTATTTGATGTGAATAATCTGACTTTTTAAAATATTTAATTTGAAGTTCTTCTAATTCTTCATTTTTATCAATGGTATAAAGAAGCCCGTCTTTTGGCAATCCTTCGGCTAAAGAAAGTGCAGAATAACCAGTATAAGTTCCTATTTCTAAAATGTTTTTTGGCTGTATTAATTTTGATATCATCGATAAAACTCGACCCTGAAAAGCACCGCTCAACATCCGTGGATTTAAAACTTTTTGCCAAGTTTCTTTAGTTAATTCTTGTAATATTTTAGGTTCTTGTTGTGAATGATTGACAACATAAGTATCTATTTTTTCTGGAAGAAAGTGCATGTTTTTTGTTTTAAACAAAGGTATGTAAAAACATAATTTTATTTGAAAATAAATAGAGTTTCAATATAATAAAGTTGAAAATTATATTTTTTGATGTTTGTACTTTATTTTAATAAAAGCAGTAATTTCTAGCCCCGATTGTAGCATTTGTTTGAGCTCTTTTTTGATTTTTTTCAAAAAAAGCGAGTGCGGAAAGCGGGAGTAGCTCCAAAAAATATGAATGCTTATTTAATTGAAAATTTCCGTATTTTTACCTTTACATAAAACATACATAATGTCAATAGCCAAAAAACAATATAAAAGAGTAACAACAAAATCATTAGTAGATATGAAGGCAAATGGAGAGAAAATCTCTATGCTTACTGCTTATGATTATACGATGGCAAAAATTGTAGACGGAGCAGGAATTGATGTCATTTTAGTCGGAGATTCAGCATCGAATGTAATGGCGGGGCATGAAACCACCTTGCCCATTACACTTGACCAAATGATTTATCATGCAAGTTCGGTAATCCGTGCTATTGAGCGTTGTTTAGTTGTTGTTGATTTACCTTTTGGAACCTATCAAGGAAATTCTAAAAATGCTTTAGATTCTGCTATCAGAATAATGAAAGAATCGGGTGGACACGCCGTGAAATTAGAAGGAGGAAGTGAAATTGGCGAATCGATATCAAGAATTTTAACGGCAGGGATTCCTGTAATGGGACACTTAGGATTAACGCCACAATCTATCTATAAATTTGGAACATACACCGTTAGAGCAAAGCAAGATGAGGAAGCTGAAAAATTATTAAAAGATGCCAAACTATTACAAGAATTAGGGTGTTTTGCTTTGGTTTTAGAAAAAGTACCAGCAGCTTTAGCTCAAAAAGTTGCCGAAAGTTTAACCATACCTGTTATCGGAATTGGAGCAGGTGGCGGAGTAGACGGACAAGTTTTAGTTACTCATGATATGATTGGTATGACACATGAATTTAATCCTCGTTTTTTACGTAGATATTTAGATTTATATACAGAAATGACAGGAGCTTTTGAAAATTATATTGCCGATGTAAAATCAAAAGACTTTCCGAACGAAAAGGAACAATATTAATTACATAAGCCTTCTTTTTAGAAGGCTTTTTTTATTTAAAATAGCATGAAAATACTTCACTTAGATTCAAATCACGAATTACTTTTAAATCAATTAAACGATGTAGGTTTTGTTAATGAACAAGATTATACAGCATCAAAAGAAGTAATAGAAGCTAAAATTAATCAATATGATGGAATTATTATCCGAAGTAGATTTACTATTGATAAACAGTTTTTAGACAAAGCAACGAATTTAAAATTTATCGGAAGAGTAGGAGCAGGACTTGAAAATATAGCTTGTGAATATGCGAATCAAAAAGGAATTCATTTAATTTCAGCTCCTGAAGGAAATAGAAATGCGGTTGGTGAACACGCTTTAGGAATGATATTATCACTTTTTAATAAATTTAGAAAAGCAGATAATGAAGTTAGAAACGGTAAATGGTTACGAGAAGATAACAGAGGAATTGAACTAGATGGAAGAACCATTGGTTTAATTGGTTACGGTAATATGGGAAAATCATTTGCAAAAAAATTAAGAGGTTTTGATGTAAAAGTACTTTGTTACGATATCAAACCAAATGTTGGCGATGAAAATTGTACCCAAGTTTCTTTAGAGGAATTACAACAAAAAGCAGATGTTTTAAGTTTACACACACCTCAAACTGCATTAACTACAAATATGATTGATGCCAATTTTATCAATGCTTTTTCTAAACCATTTTGGTTGATAAACACGGCAAGAGGAAAATCAGTAGTTACTTCCGATTTAGTGGATGCCTTAAAATCATCAAAAGTTTTAGGAGCAGGTCTAGATGTGTTAGAATATGAAAAAAAATCTTTTGAAAACTTATTTGTAAATCAAGATATGCCCGAAGCTTTTCAATATTTAATAAAGGCTGATAATGTTTTATTATCTCCTCATGTTGCAGGTTGGACGGTTGAAAGTAAACAAAAATTAGCGCAAACAATTGTTGATAAAATAAAGACTATTTTTTGTTAGATTTTATTAATAATTATTAAAATTAAATCTTTTTTAATATATTTATAAGAGATTAATTTTTGAGAGATAAACACGCTAAATAAAAATAAAATGGAAGAAAATAACAATATTTCGAAAGAAAATCTAAAAGAAAAAGCATCAGAATTTGCTGGAAAAGCAAGTGAACACGTTGCTGATGCAATGGAAGATGTGAAAGCAAAAGTAGGTGAAGTTTTGTCAGATGAAACAGTTCAAGATATCAAAAATAAAGCCACTGAATTTGCTGATGAAGCCAAAGAAACTTTAGAAGAAGTATCTGAAAAAGCGTCAGAATTAGCAAGTAAAGCAAGTGAAGAGCTTGCCGATTTTGCAGAAGATGCTCAAGAAGAATTTAAAGAAGCAACAGAAAAAGCTAAGAAAATTATCAAAGATTTATTAGATTAGTAATAAAAAAAGCATCGTTTATATAAACGATGCTTTTTTATTTTAAAAAGTATATTTATTATTGTTTACGTAATTCTAAAGCTTCTTGCTTTTTTTCTTCGTTACGTTCAATTTTATGTTCAGGTCTTGTCCATTTAGGTTTTTCGCCTAAGTTCTCAAATTTAGAATCCTTAGCTTCAACCGTTTGTGGTTGTACCTTTTTAGTAAAAGGTTTCTGAGGATTTAAACCTAACATTTTAAACATTTTCATGTCTTCATCAACATCAGGATTTGGCGTTGTTAATAATTTATCACCAGCAAAAATAGAATTCGC encodes:
- the atpD gene encoding F0F1 ATP synthase subunit beta: MSRITGKVSQIIGPVIDVEFNTENAELPKIYDSLEIKKTDGSILVLEVQQHIGEDTVRTISMDATDGLSRGTEVIATGNPIQMPIGKDIYGRLFNVTGEAIDGLGDLPKTGNDGLSIHRQAPKFEDLSVSTEVLFTGIKVIDLIEPYAKGGKIGLFGGAGVGKTVLIQELINNIAKGHGGLSVFAGVGERTREGNDLLREMLESGIIKYGDDFMHSMEEGGWDLSKVDKPGMRDSKATFVFGQMNEPPGARARVALSGLSIAEYFRDGAGEAQGKDVLFFVDNIFRFTQAGSEVSALLGRMPSAVGYQPTLATEMGAMQERITSTKKGSITSVQAVYVPADDLTDPAPATTFAHLDATTVLSRKIAELGIYPAVDPLDSTSRILSAEVLGAEHYNTATRVKEILQRYKELQDIIAILGMEELSEEDKLVVHRARRVQRFLSQPFHVAEQFTGLKGCLVDIKDTIKGFNMIMDGELDQYPEAAFNLKGSIQEAIDAGEKMLTEA
- a CDS encoding F0F1 ATP synthase subunit epsilon, encoding MFLEIVTPEAILFSSNVDSVTVPGINGEFQMLTNHAAVVSILTKGTIKIQVHTQDDLIFDDLHESIVSLPEDKKVLTLTIKSGTLEMKDNKAIILAD
- a CDS encoding Sec-independent protein translocase subunit TatA/TatB; protein product: MKVAFLFIGGPEIFVILLIVVMLFGADKIPEIARGLGKGIRQVKDATNDIKKEINNSTNENGVNTDFVEDINKEVTKVKENIDDLTGPIKRRF
- a CDS encoding O-methyltransferase, with translation MHFLPEKIDTYVVNHSQQEPKILQELTKETWQKVLNPRMLSGAFQGRVLSMISKLIQPKNILEIGTYTGYSALSLAEGLPKDGLLYTIDKNEELEELQIKYFKKSDYSHQIKQYIGNAINIIPTINTKFDLVFIDADKSNYLNYFDLIIDKMNTGGVILSDNVLWSGKVVEELNPKDIDTKILLEYNKKLNEDPRIETVLLPIRDGLTISRVK
- the panB gene encoding 3-methyl-2-oxobutanoate hydroxymethyltransferase encodes the protein MSIAKKQYKRVTTKSLVDMKANGEKISMLTAYDYTMAKIVDGAGIDVILVGDSASNVMAGHETTLPITLDQMIYHASSVIRAIERCLVVVDLPFGTYQGNSKNALDSAIRIMKESGGHAVKLEGGSEIGESISRILTAGIPVMGHLGLTPQSIYKFGTYTVRAKQDEEAEKLLKDAKLLQELGCFALVLEKVPAALAQKVAESLTIPVIGIGAGGGVDGQVLVTHDMIGMTHEFNPRFLRRYLDLYTEMTGAFENYIADVKSKDFPNEKEQY
- a CDS encoding 2-hydroxyacid dehydrogenase; amino-acid sequence: MKILHLDSNHELLLNQLNDVGFVNEQDYTASKEVIEAKINQYDGIIIRSRFTIDKQFLDKATNLKFIGRVGAGLENIACEYANQKGIHLISAPEGNRNAVGEHALGMILSLFNKFRKADNEVRNGKWLREDNRGIELDGRTIGLIGYGNMGKSFAKKLRGFDVKVLCYDIKPNVGDENCTQVSLEELQQKADVLSLHTPQTALTTNMIDANFINAFSKPFWLINTARGKSVVTSDLVDALKSSKVLGAGLDVLEYEKKSFENLFVNQDMPEAFQYLIKADNVLLSPHVAGWTVESKQKLAQTIVDKIKTIFC